The nucleotide window AGTCCGGGGGGTCCGAGGAGGTCATCacaccttgacctgcctagggatcagCCTTCgaaaggttgtcacgcctcaacctgttCGGGGATCCtccagtcccaggggtcccaggaggtcgtcacgcctcgacctgcccagggacccaatgcTCGGGAGGccgtcacgcctcgacctgcccggGGATTCAaactctaggaggctgtcacgcctcagtctgcctggggatctgcaccctgacccagggacgcctggctctcaggttgcaacagttctgggtaggataagcttcagaaagactcacccctaaggaagtccacccatggaaacataaagaagcctattacttgtgggactgtgcccagtctcagcaataactcaggagcccaatgagaaccccattgcctttctggagaggctaaaagaggcactccaaaagtttaccaatctggacttagactcttacgagggacgggtgattttaaaggacaaattcctgtcccaatgtgcatcagatatcagaattaagttacagcagctacaacagcaggaccctgctgcctctttagatgagatggtccagacagccatcAATACCTTTtttaacagagaacaggagaaggaggccaaggcccaggagaaggagagaaaggaagagacaaggcatgcccagatgctggccgccctccagagaagccctatggcaaaccccgagtccttgagGGACAAGGCACGAGACAGATGCCTGATCTCTAGACAGGCGGGGCATtaggccaaagagtgtccaaaccgtgacaagtctcctagaacggcttgccacaaatgccatcaactgggacattgggtggcactctgccctcgggacccaagagcctcaaggtcaagtgccaagcctaccctcacgatggttcaagaggactgaagtggcccgctccagccagcctgcctgtcacagataaccatcacggggctggagccaagggtgcaactggatgtggcaggtaggtccgagaatttcttggttgacacaggggctacctactctgtcttgatctcctactccaaagccttctcctcccaaacttgtaccattttgggtgctacaggaaaagcaactactaaaagattcacccgagcacttctttgttgctgggatggacaaatattttccaccagtttctggtggtccctgagtgtcctacccccttattgggaagtgatatactcactaaactggggaccacccttgtgatgggaagtttttcagcccctagagctctacagctcctgactactactgaagaacccattacaccttcaatagagagggaccaaaaactatgggaagacaaaattaacccccaggtatGGCATCAGGGGAttcctggacgagcccaccaaCCTGAACcagtcatcattgtcctccgagATCCCACTTGGTTTCTTAACCAgaaacaatatcctctcaaaagagaggcttgggagggactacagcctttaataaataaattccttgcttgtgggctattggtccccaccagttcgccatgtaacaccccaatcctctcagtaaagaaaaaagatggaacctggcgaatggttcaagatctccagatcataaatgaagctgtagtccccctccaacccacagtacccaatccctatgtaatcttgggagaaatcccacccaatGCCAaatggtttacagtcttggatctcaaagatgcatttttttgcatactgctggctaaagaatcccaatacctttttgcctttgagtgggaagccccaggagaaaaacaccaacagatgacttggacagtattacctcaggggttcagagatagcccccacctgtttggacaggcccttagccaggacctcctagatctggacctgggacctaatgggaaaatattacaatacgtagatgacctactaatctgctctccagataaGAAAAGcgcccaacaacatgcaattcaggttctaaacttcttggcagaaaagggatataaagtctcccgtgctaaggcacagatggtcgagacaaaggtcacttacctgggagttcagattacacacgggtccagGATGCTGTCCTCTGATtgggtacaaggaatcctccagttgccctcccccacgactcgaaaacaattgcgagctttcctggggctaactggttattttagaatctggatacccaactatggtctaattgcccagcctttatatgaaagcttaaagggatgagatgattcaatcccactgatgtggggaactcctcaaaaggaggcagaggctacactaaaacaggccttaactcaggcacctgccttgaggttgccagacccagaaaaagcattccaactttatgtccatgaaagagagggaatagccttgggagtgctaactcaaaggttgggatctgagccccagcctgtagcttacttatccaagaggctcgatcCAACTTCCCAAGGTTGGCccccctgccttcgaaatcttgcagctattgcaatcatgatagaagatgctttaaaactcttctttgggggcaaactaactatttttaccagccaccaagtaaaacaactcctaaatgggagaggccatttatggatgtctgatcaaagaatcctcagatatcaagtaacactgatggaaaatccaggcctcactatatccccttgtgaggttcttaacccagccaccctcctccctacccccgagggctctctcccctttcactcttgtctagaaaccttggaccactggacaaaaccccgagagggattaTCAGAAGATTCTCTGACCAATTCTGaagaaatctggtacactgatggaagcagctttgtcttggatggaaaaagaagagccgggtatgcagtagtctccaattttgagaccatagaggctaagcctctgccaccaggtacttcagcccaattagctgagctcatagccctgacccgagctttagagctgggaaaaggaaaaagaatagccatttacactgactccaagtatgcctttctggtgctacatgcacataaggctatttggaaagaaaggggccacttgactacccgagggtccccaatcaaatatggtgagcagattcttcgactcttggaggcagtctaTCTGCttactgaggtttcagtctcccactgtaaaggacaccaaaaagggaacacggaagtggcacgagggaaccaagcagctgatcaggcagctaggagagcagcattacagaaccatgacctaatagggattgccaccttagttccacagactaatttgccagaaactccttcatatgctgaaggtgagactcttaaagctaagagtgagggctttcaagaagatcatatggggtggttccaaaaggagggactcctttttctgcctggaaacctccaatggaagttggttaactccttacatgccactactcatttaggagaaaaggccctccaaagattactagaaaggtccttcagaggaacaggcctccaaacaactataagacagaTGGTCTCCTTTTGTCCcatttgccaattaaacaaccctcaaggagctcaaagaccccagctggcccagcccttccAACGacgtggggcctacccaggagaggactggcagatggacttcacccagatgccagtttctcaagggtataaatacctattagtcatgataggtacattcacaggatggattgaaggctttcccacccggactgagaaggctgaggaggtggtaaaaaaactgcttcatgaaatcattccaagatttggtctgcccaggtcattacaaagtgacaatgggacatcatttacttctaaggtcacccaaggagtctcgaaaacattgggcattacttactatctccattgtgcctggaggcctcaatcttcaggaaaagtagaaaaagccaatcaattcttaaaatcagcgataaaaaagataacccaggagacctccctgggatggaagaaggCTTTACTAATAGCTCTCCTCCGCAccgcattgcccctaaggaacaggttggtcttagtccttatgagatgctatatgggagaccttttgtttatgtcaatgacctcttcctagatccagaggttcagaccc belongs to Bubalus kerabau isolate K-KA32 ecotype Philippines breed swamp buffalo chromosome 2, PCC_UOA_SB_1v2, whole genome shotgun sequence and includes:
- the LOC129643877 gene encoding uncharacterized protein LOC129643877 isoform X1 gives rise to the protein MWGTPQKEAEATLKQALTQAPALRLPDPEKAFQLYVHEREGIALGVLTQRLGSEPQPVAYLSKRLDPTSQGWPPCLRNLAAIAIMIEDALKLFFGGKLTIFTSHQVKQLLNGRGHLWMSDQRILRYQVTLMENPGLTISPCEVLNPATLLPTPEGSLPFHSCLETLDHWTKPREGLSEDSLTNSEEIWYTDGSSFVLDGKRRAGYAVVSNFETIEAKPLPPGQPATTCSASSTKI
- the LOC129643877 gene encoding uncharacterized protein LOC129643877 isoform X2: MWGTPQKEAEATLKQALTQAPALRLPDPEKAFQLYVHEREGIALGVLTQRLGSEPQPVAYLSKRLDPTSQGWPPCLRNLAAIAIMIEDALKLFFGGKLTIFTSHQVKQLLNGRGHLWMSDQRILRYQVTLMENPGLTISPCEVLNPATLLPTPEGSLPFHSCLETLDHWTKPREGLSEDSLTNSEEIWYTDGSSFVLDGKRRAGSTSYNMQCQFNKDIKLQLTTENITHPWTPL